The genomic window GGAAAGTTGCATATCACCTGAGGAGAGTGGAAGATTTGCTAAGGTATTTTATAAAAAGATTGCTTCTAATGATTCCTGTAATTTTGGGCATGACCATCATAGTATTTTTAATCCTTCATCTGTCTCCCGGCGACCCCGTAGATCTCATCGTAGGACCAAATGTCACGCCGGAGGTTTATGCCAGCATTCGGCAAAAATACGGCCTCGACCAACCTCTGATTGTGCAATATATAAAATTCCTTTCCAATGTGGCAAGAGGCGATCTTGGGACATCCATATTGCAACAAAGGCCCGTTTCGGAACTAATACTGCAAAGATTCCCCATAACCCTGGAACTGGGGTTGACGGGTTTGGTTCTGTCCTTCCTTATAGCCATACCTGTCGGGGTGTCTGCGGCAGTAAAGAGAAACACCATCATGGATTACTCCTGCATGACGGGAGCCATGCTGGGTATGTCGCTCCCCACATTCTGGTTTGGATTATTATTGTTATATTTTTTCGCATATAAATTGAGGTGGTTTCCTATTTCGGGGTACGGCACGTGGCGGCATCTTGTACTACCCGGTTTTGCCATAGGCCTGACGGATGCGGCCATTACTGCCAGAATGGTAAGATCCAGCATGCTAGAGGTATTGAGGCAAGATTATATCAGGACTGCCAGAAGCAAGGGGTTGGCCGAGATGGTGGTTACTTACCAGCATGCATTGAAAAACGCCATGATTCCTATTATTACCTTGCTGGGCCTCAGGGTTGGGTGGATAATAGGAGGATCTGTAATGCTGGAAATAGTTTTCAGCAGGCCGGGCCTCGGGCGCCTTATGGTGGATTCCATACTGGCCCGGGATTATCCGGTGGTCCAGGGCGCCATGATAGTGCTGACCACATCCATTATCCTTGGAAATATCCTGGCAGACCTCCTCTATGCCGTATTCGATCCCAGAATAAGATATAACTAGAATAAAGTGCAAAAAAGGTGATATTGATGATAGAAATTTCAAGACAGACCCAGACCCAACAAAAGTCAAAGAGCAATTTTTCGGATTTTACAAGAAGGCTGTTTAAAAACAGGGCCGCCATATTCGGGGCATCGATTATTCTTTTGTTGATACTTTGTGCCATTCTGGCTCCGGTGATAGCACCCTATAGCTATGATTATCAGGACCTGCCAAATATGTTAAAACCCCCGAGTAAGCAATTTATATTTGGGACCGACGAATTCGGAAGGGATATTTTCAGTCGTATCGTATATGGTTCCAGGATTTCTCTGGAAGTAGGTTTTGTGGCGGTGGGATTGTCCCTTATTATCGGCACCACTCTGGGAGCCCTGGCGGGCTATTACGGAGGTTGTGTGGATTACGTAATATCCGCTATAACCGATATAGCCTGGGCCTTCCCTACCACACTGCTGGCCATCGCCTTCGTAGCAGCCCTGGGACCGAGCCTGGTAAATGTAATGATTGCAGTAGCGCTGGTGAGCTGGTCGGGATACTGCCGTCTGGTGCGGGGTCAATTTTTGTCTCTCCGGGAAAGGGAATTCGTAGAAGCAGCCCATTTGCTGGGAATGAGCGACATAAGAATCATATTTAAACACATTCTGCCCAATTCCCTGGCACCGATTATCGTCATGGCAACCCTGGAATTTCCCAAGGCTATCATAGTGGAATCCTCCCTCAGCTTTTTGGGCCTTGGCGCCCAGCCGCCTACACCAAGCTGGGGTTCCATTTTAAGCAACGGCAAAGCCCTTATCGCCGAAGCCCCATGGATCTCCATTTTTCCCGGTATTATGATAATGATAGTAGTGCTGGGGTTTAATCTCTTCGGCGATGCCCTGAGGGATGTGCTGGATCCTAGATTAAAGGAATGAGGGGTAAAAATGCTGGATTTGCTCATAAAAAACGGTCAAATCATCGACGGTTCCGGAAGAAAGGCCTTTGTATCGGATATAGGAATAAAGGGGGACCGCATATACATCATATCCCCCCGAATCAACCTTGAAACCCGGGAATGTATTGACGCCCGGGGTTATGTGGTATGTCCAGGATTTATTGATATACATTCCCATTCAGATTTTACCCTTCTGCAGAACCCAAATGGTGAAAGTAAAGTCCGACAGGGGATAACCACCGAAGTGGTTGGAAACTGCGGATTTACCGCGGCACCGGTAAATCCGGCTCACTTTGACGATCTCATGTACTACCTGGTGAATACAGTGATCCTCAGCGATGACCGGAAAAAAAGCTGGAAGTGGAGTACCCAGGCGGATTTTGTAGAACAAATAGGGGAAAAAGGTTCGTCCATGAATATAGCCTCCCTGGTGGGTCACGGTACCATTAGAATCGCCGTCATGGGCTTTGAAAAACGAGACCCCAGTGCCGGTGAACTTCAAAAGATGCTTCACATGTTACAGGCCGAGATGGACAGGGGGCTATTCGGCATGTCAACGGGGCTTGCCTACGAGCCCGGCAGTTTTGCCACAACCCGGGAACTGGTGGAAATGTCCCGGCTAATCAAGGACTTCGGCGGCATTTATGCCACCCATATGAAAAGCGAAGGCAAATACCTTCTGGAATGCATTTCCCAGGCCATTGAAATTGCCCGGATGTCGGGGGTGTCGGTGGAGATATCCCATTTTAAAGCCGAGGGTCCCGGAAACTGGGGTAAGGTGGTGGAAGGATTAAAACTCATAGATGAAGCACGAAAAGATGGACTGGAGGTAGGATTTGACCAGTACCCTTATACGGCCTTTGGCAGCGGGCTTCTTGACCTGGTCCCCCCATGGGTGAGGCAGCAAGGCCCAGGCAAAATGATTGAGTTACTGCAAAATCAGGATCACCGGGCAAGGGCAATCCATGATATGATGGAACCCAGTGACATATGGGAAAACCCCATGGAAGGCAACACCTGGGATAAGGTTGTCATAGCTTCGGTGGGCACCGACAAAAACAAGAACTGCGAGGGCAAAGATATAGGACAAATATCTCAAGAAATGGGCTGTTTCTCCTTATGAAACGGTAATGC from Biomaibacter acetigenes includes these protein-coding regions:
- a CDS encoding ABC transporter permease, with protein sequence MEDLLRYFIKRLLLMIPVILGMTIIVFLILHLSPGDPVDLIVGPNVTPEVYASIRQKYGLDQPLIVQYIKFLSNVARGDLGTSILQQRPVSELILQRFPITLELGLTGLVLSFLIAIPVGVSAAVKRNTIMDYSCMTGAMLGMSLPTFWFGLLLLYFFAYKLRWFPISGYGTWRHLVLPGFAIGLTDAAITARMVRSSMLEVLRQDYIRTARSKGLAEMVVTYQHALKNAMIPIITLLGLRVGWIIGGSVMLEIVFSRPGLGRLMVDSILARDYPVVQGAMIVLTTSIILGNILADLLYAVFDPRIRYN
- the nikC gene encoding nickel transporter permease encodes the protein MIEISRQTQTQQKSKSNFSDFTRRLFKNRAAIFGASIILLLILCAILAPVIAPYSYDYQDLPNMLKPPSKQFIFGTDEFGRDIFSRIVYGSRISLEVGFVAVGLSLIIGTTLGALAGYYGGCVDYVISAITDIAWAFPTTLLAIAFVAALGPSLVNVMIAVALVSWSGYCRLVRGQFLSLREREFVEAAHLLGMSDIRIIFKHILPNSLAPIIVMATLEFPKAIIVESSLSFLGLGAQPPTPSWGSILSNGKALIAEAPWISIFPGIMIMIVVLGFNLFGDALRDVLDPRLKE
- a CDS encoding N-acyl-D-amino-acid deacylase family protein; amino-acid sequence: MLDLLIKNGQIIDGSGRKAFVSDIGIKGDRIYIISPRINLETRECIDARGYVVCPGFIDIHSHSDFTLLQNPNGESKVRQGITTEVVGNCGFTAAPVNPAHFDDLMYYLVNTVILSDDRKKSWKWSTQADFVEQIGEKGSSMNIASLVGHGTIRIAVMGFEKRDPSAGELQKMLHMLQAEMDRGLFGMSTGLAYEPGSFATTRELVEMSRLIKDFGGIYATHMKSEGKYLLECISQAIEIARMSGVSVEISHFKAEGPGNWGKVVEGLKLIDEARKDGLEVGFDQYPYTAFGSGLLDLVPPWVRQQGPGKMIELLQNQDHRARAIHDMMEPSDIWENPMEGNTWDKVVIASVGTDKNKNCEGKDIGQISQEMGCFSL